The Schizosaccharomyces pombe strain 972h- genome assembly, chromosome: I genome contains a region encoding:
- the spc34 gene encoding DASH complex subunit Spc34, producing the protein MSDLLNYLQSIAATSEKLLEPENPNAARFTDAVLHTHAITDLIRDTQKEELIAAEFKSLPKDWSERLASENPADYVACIEELLDIYPMQGGREYLETLVEKYNLHMSGIENLENVLLEQKEQLQQLEKRQTDQVSARENILQRETSEIQRLEREIEKVKQLIQS; encoded by the coding sequence atgtcTGATTTGTTGAATTATTTACAGTCTATTGCTGCTACATcagaaaaacttttggaaCCGGAAAACCCAAACGCAGCACGTTTCACAGACGCGGTGCTACATACTCATGCTATAACTGATTTAATTCGCGATACTCAGAAGGAAGAACTAATTGCAGCTGAGTTCAAATCTCTACCGAAGGATTGGAGTGAAAGGTTGGCATCAGAAAACCCTGCAGACTACGTTGCTTGTATTGAGGAACTACTAGATATATATCCTATGCAAGGTGGCCGTGAATATTTGGAGACTCTGGTTGAGAAATACAACTTACATATGTCAGGAATTGAGAATTTGGAAAACGTTTTACTGGAACAGAAAGAGCAATTGCAGCAACTTGAAAAACGACAAACCGATCAGGTGTCTGCTAGGGAGAATATTCTACAGCGTGAAACTTCTGAAATCCAAAGACttgaaagagaaattgaaaaagtgAAGCAACTGATACAATCTTAG
- the tif225 gene encoding translation initiation factor eIF2B epsilon subunit tif225, producing the protein MPPSKGLNGKLEKPKHALQAIVLSDSYNYRFRPLTLDKPRCLLPLANTPLIEYTFEFLALAGVQEVYVFCCAHAGQIREYIEKSKWNLPSSPFSVNTIVSRESLSVGDALRELDSKQLITSDFILVSGDVVSNVPLNEVLKEHRKRREDDKNAIMTMVVREASPFHRTRARTESSVFVIDKKTSQCVHYQANERGKHYVSMDPEIFNEHEELEVRNDLIDCQIDICSNDVPALFTENFDYQDIRKDFVYGVLTSDLLGKKIHCHVAKENYAARVRSLQTYDAISKDVLSRWVYPFVPDSNLLNQTFSYQRHQIYKEEDVVLARSCIIKARTLIGAYTKVGDASVVANTIIGRNCTIGSNCSIDSAFLWEDVVIGDNCRIGKAILANSVKIGNNCSIEDGAIVAAGVVIGDNTIIEKNKRLTTFESHSQGTLNDPSLVGIGGRGQEYHAEEDSDDEGEFMEASGLIESTNELHLSDSESSETSSSSEEDMEFIPFSARRDSANTINSEDFDEGDFNKEAQQSLERAFEENHQIDIAALELNTLRMAMNANYHEVRSAIVLALLRRIMHLDVSPKEALAKVMTRWGPLLAKLTFSHEEQVDNVLTLQKYCVRLSMTRHFLQLLGYFYQLEIAEENAIQEWYSDPRSSEGELAALRDAGGKQFVDWLNTAESESESEEGSE; encoded by the exons ATGCCTCCATCCAAAGGGCTGAATGGCAAGCTAGAAAAGCCAAAACACGCTCTGCAAG CGATTGTTTTGTCGGATTCTTATAATTATCGGTTTCGCCCTCTTACATTAGATAAACCTCGC TGTCTTCTTCCTTTAGCAAATACCCCTTTAATAGAGTACACTTTTGAGTTTTTGGCATTGGCCGGGGTGCAAGAAGTTTATGTATTTTGCTGTGCCCATGCAGGACAAATTCGAGAATATATAGA AAAGTCAAAGTGGAATCTTCCCTCTTCCCCCTTTAGTGTAAACACGATTGTGTCAAGAGAATCTCTGTCGGTTGGTGATGCTTTAAGAGAGCTCGATTCAAAACAGCTAATTACCTCCGATTTCATACTCGTATCAGGCGATGTGGTATCCAATGTGCCTCTAAACgaagttttgaaagaaCATCGGAAGCGCCGTGAAGATGATAAAAATGCTATTATGACAATGGTTGTACGAGAAGCAAGTCCATTTCATCGTACACGCGCCCGTACAGAGAGTTCTGTTTTCGTGATAGATAAAAAGACCAGCCAATGCGTGCATTATCAAGCTAACGAAAGGGGAAAACATTATGTTTCTATGGATCCCGAAATCTTTAATGAGCATGAAGAGTTGGAGGTTCGAAATGATTTGATTGACTGTCAAATTGACATTTGCTCCAATGATGTACCTGCCCTTTTTACTGAAAACTTTGATTACCAAGACATTCGAAAAGACTTCGTATATGGTGTTTTAACCTCTGATCTTTTAGGAAAAAAGATTCATTGCCATGTTgctaaagaaaattatgcAGCTCGTGTTCGTAGTCTTCAAACTTATGATGCTATTAGCAAAGATGTTCTTTCTCGATGGGTCTATCCTTTTGTTCCCGATAGCAATCTTCTTAACCAAACTTTTAGTTATCAAAGACATCAGATTTATAAGGAAGAAGACGTTGTTCTTGCTCGTTCTTGCATTATTAAGGCACGAACTTTGATCGGTGCCTATACCAAAGTCGGTGATGCGTCTGTGGTTGCGAATACTATCATTGGTAGGAATTGTACCATAGGCAGCAATTGTAGTATAGACAGTGCTTTCCTTTGGGAAGATGTTGTCATTGGAGATAATTGTCGAATTGGCAAAGCCATTCTTGCCAATTCTGtaaaaattggaaataaTTGTTCAATTGAAGATGGTGCTATAGTAGCTGCAGGCGTTGTTATTGGGGATAATacaataattgaaaaaaataagcgTCTTACAACTTTCGAGAGTCACTCTCAAGGAACTTTGAACGATCCATCTTTGGTAGGGATTGGTGGACGTGGTCAAGAATATCATGCCGAAGAGGATTCTGATGATGAGGGAGAGTTTATGGAGGCTTCAGGGCTTATTGAAAGTACAAATGAGTTACATTTATCTGATTCAGAATCTTCAGAGACAAGTTCGTCTTCTGAAGAAGATATGGAATTTATTCCCTTTTCAGCTAGACGCGATTCTGCCAATACAATTAACTCAGAGGATTTCGATGAAGGAGATTTCAACAAGGAAGCTCAGCAGAGTCTTGAACGTGCCTTTGAAGAAAACCACCAAATTGATATTGCTGCTCTTGAACTCAATACCCTCCGAATGGCCATGAATGCCAACTATCACGAGGTGCGATCCGCAATTGTTCTTGCTCTTTTAAGGCGTATCATGCACTTAGATGTATCCCCCAAGGAGGCACTAGCAAAAGTAATGACACGTTGGGGTCCATTGCTTGCAAAACTGACATTTAGCCATGAAGAGCAAGTTGACAACGTATTAACGCTGCAGAAGTACTGTGTCCGTTTGAGTATGACTCGGCACTTTTTACAACTTTTGGGATATTTCTACCAATTAGAAATTGCTGAAGAGAATGCCATTCAAGAATGGTATTCTGATCCCCGCTCTAGCGAAGGAGAATTGGCTGCGCTTCGTGATGCCGGTGGCAAACAATTTGTCGACTGGTTGAATACTGCTGAAAGTGAAAGCGAGAGTGAAGAAGGGTCAGAATAA
- the rrp14 gene encoding ribosome biogenesis protein Rrp14-N — protein sequence MTEVEERINAWNDGFEELLSYIPAKLYYREHTANQWKQKKSTLEEKKERRKMKFSLDGLVNDADDDSQKSSKWEQSSTMSDDTDVSDRHAESMSQIRGKLASKIQDLREKRKAGDLNQKRQNKRPVENEKDSQKGSGKSKVQKKKHKASPRAGF from the exons ATGACAGAAGTCGAA GAAAGGATTAATGCTTGGAATGACGGGTTCGAAGAGCTTTTAAGTTATATCCCTGCAAAGCTCTACTATCGCGAGCATACAGCG AATCAATGGAAACAGAAAAAATCTACGCTAGAGGAGAAGAAAGAACGCcgaaaaatgaaatttagCTTGGATGGTCTTGTTAACGATGCGGACGATGATAGTCAAAAATCTTCAAAGTGGGAACAGTCTTCGACTATGAGTGATGATACAGATGTTTCAGATCGTCATGCTGAAAGCATGTCACAGATCAGAGGTAAACTAGCATCAAAGATTCAGGATTTGCGTGAGAAGAGGAAAGCCGGTGACTTGAATCAAAAACGACAAAATAAGCGTCCTGTCGAGAATGAAAAGGATTCTCAAAAGGGATCAGGAAAAAGCAAGgttcaaaagaagaaacacAAGGCATCTCCTCGTGCTGGTTTCTAA
- the mrs3 gene encoding mitochondrial iron ion transporter — protein sequence MTYAAEDFDYEGLPIGSPMYAHLLAGAFSGILEHSVMYPVDAIKTRMQMLNGVSRSVSGNIVNSVIKISSTEGVYSLWRGISSVIMGAGPSHAIYFSVLEFFKSKINASPDRPLASALAGACAITISDAFMTPFDVIKQRMQLPSRKYKSALHCATTVFRNEGLGAFYISYPTCIAMSIPFTAIQVATYDTCMSFLNPNAVYDPTSHIISGGLSGAIASSLTTPLDVVKTLLQTRGSSSIPEVRKCKGSLDVVRFIYNYGGIPSFFKGIRPRMVVAMPATAVSWAAYEAGKEILIRVSKTSQA from the coding sequence ATGACTTATGCAGCAGAGGATTTTGATTACGAAGGTCTACCCATCGGTTCCCCAATGTATGCACATTTGCTTGCTGGCGCTTTTTCTGGCATCTTAGAGCATTCCGTCATGTACCCAGTTGATGCGATAAAAACACGAATGCAAATGCTTAATGGGGTCTCCCGTAGCGTTAGTGGGAATATTGTTAACTCGgttattaaaattagttCCACAGAGGGTGTTTATTCTCTTTGGCGTGGAATTAGCAGTGTCATTATGGGGGCTGGACCTTCACATGCCATATACTTTTCCGTTCttgaattctttaaatccaAAATTAATGCCTCTCCTGATCGGCCGCTGGCAAGTGCTTTGGCTGGTGCTTGTGCGATTACTATTAGCGACGCGTTTATGACTCCATTTGATGTTATAAAGCAACGCATGCAACTTCCATCTCGTAAATATAAGTCTGCATTGCATTGTGCCACAACTGTTTTCCGAAACGAGGGTTTGGGAGCATTTTACATTTCCTATCCAACCTGTATAGCAATGTCGATACCCTTCACTGCTATTCAAGTGGCTACGTATGATACCTGTATGTCCTTTTTAAACCCAAATGCTGTTTATGATCCTACCTCTCATATTATATCCGGTGGTTTGAGTGGAGCAATAGCCTCAAGCTTAACCACCCCTCTTGATGTCGTGAAAACTCTTCTCCAAACTCGTGGTTCGTCGTCAATTCCTGAAGTTCGAAAATGTAAGGGTTCCTTGGACGTGGTacgttttatttataattatgGTGGAATACCGTCTTTCTTTAAGGGAATCAGGCCTCGTATGGTAGTAGCAATGCCGGCTACGGCGGTTTCTTGGGCTGCTTACGAAGCaggtaaagaaattttgattCGTGTTTCCAAAACTTCTCAAGCCTAA
- the oxr1 gene encoding V-type ATPase inhibitor and disassembly protein in response to oxidative stress Oxr1 yields the protein MFNFTRQYSVKDGLITDELASHIVENLPARYASAETWKRIYSLQHDGASLQTMYLACEKEKARSGHPKGACILAVRDTDGDVFGVFIPDYLIPAPHYFGSEETFLWKYFPPKKYVHYPFVGNSNFVAYCTKSFLAFGGGNGRYSLWLDGSLEYAYSSRTPAFENNPLSYRGCPDQRIQIVDIELWVLE from the coding sequence ATGTTTAACTTTACAAGACAGTATAGTGTTAAAGACGGCTTAATAACAGATGAATTGGCCAGTCACATCGTTGAGAACTTGCCAGCAAGATATGCTTCTGCTGAAACTTGGAAACGAATCTATTCGTTGCAACATGACGGCGCATCTCTTCAAACAATGTACTTAGCCTgcgaaaaggaaaaagctCGAAGCGGCCATCCTAAAGGGGCTTGCATTTTAGCTGTGCGCGATACAGACGGCGATGTTTTTGGAGTTTTTATCCCTGATTATTTAATTCCTGCACCTCATTACTTTGGTTCCGAGGAAACCTTCTTGTGGAAATATTTTCCTCCCAAAAAGTATGTACATTACCCTTTCGTAGGAAATTCCAATTTTGTTGCATATTGCaccaaaagctttttggCATTTGGTGGGGGTAATGGAAGATACAGCCTTTGGCTTGATGGCTCTCTAGAGTACGCTTACTCTAGTCGTACTCCTGCATTCGAAAACAATCCTTTGAGCTATCGTGGCTGTCCTGACCAACGAATCCAAATCGTGGACATCGAGCTCTGGGTATTGGAGTAA
- the emr1 gene encoding ermes regulator Emr1: MLPNLRRIFASFRTEEEERSYSRKAFFHLIGYITCSVLFSWLVRKKVISSPVVSSPIHALS, translated from the exons atgctGCCA AATCTTAGACGAATATTTGCATCCTTTCGCACGGAGGAAGAAGAACGCTCTTATTCTCGTAAAGCA ttttttcatcttATCGGGTATATCACATGTAGCGTCCTCTTTAGCTGGCTGGTGCGAAAAAAGGTGATTTCCTCACCTGTAGTGTCTTCTCCTATACATGCGTTATCGTAA
- the fra2 gene encoding iron-sensor Fra2, with protein sequence MVNAQQLELLIQNTLEPTHIEIQDMSGGCGQNFEVIIVSPLFEGKSTLARHRLVNHKLQEVIKDIHAFTQKCYSPAQWEALQAK encoded by the exons ATGGTAAATGCACAACAACTTGAGCTTTTGATACAAAATACATTAGAACCTACCCACATT GAGATCCAAGATATGTCTGGAGGATGTGGCCAGAACTTCGAAGTAATCATTGTTTCCCCTCTGTTTGAAGGGAAAAGCACGCTAGCTCGTCACCGTCTTGTGAATCACAAACTTCAAGAGGTGATCAAGGATATCCATGCCTTTACTCAG AAATGTTATAGTCCGGCACAATGGGAAGCTCTTCAAGCAAAATAA
- the prr1 gene encoding stress-responsive DNA-binding transcription factor Prr1 yields MPSSNGSSDFVRKLFNMLEEPEYRHILRWSDSGDSFIVLDTNEFTKTILPRHFKHSNFASFVRQLNKYDFHKVRHEEGAPSIYGEGAWEFRHDDFQLHHKDLLDNIKRKAPSKRNLANENTAPVIENLKQQVDSILDFQKLLDRNLSGLATSYQTILLKMFELKRGIESRDLLMSSIISYLCDLEGSTQRQANPGAMFVPSHPLQELLNAYQALAKGQVATTSPQQIPNQIQQASAATTASSKMTVDTNLGTAQPSLYNTPSSDYELANQEKPADSMASAASLNTPLSSNDHSLNPHAHGSYPMYEKFQPIQHPNPGSFTTHLDSNASMAKSFSQISNDSLAKASSVATSMSQMGAAVPTTGLWKRQPRILLVEDDELSRRMTIKFLTSFDCQVDVAVDGIGAVNKANAGGFDLILMDFILPNLDGLSVTCLIRQYDHNTPILAITSNISMNDAVTYFNHGVTDLLVKPFTKLTLLQLLKKQLLNLLQADNSINMSDVPSTKEAKDDKAPVTFYLENDAPMYPQQMLQDPIQADLQHPH; encoded by the exons ATGCCGTCTTCGAACGGATCCTCCGACTTT GTGCGAAAACTCTTCAACATGTTGGAAGAACCCGAATATAGGCATATCCTGCGCTGGAGCGATTCTGGGGATTCTTTTATTGTGTTGGAT ACCAACGAGTTTACAAAGACCATTCTGCCTCGCCACTTCAAACATAGTAACTTTGCAAGTTTTGTCCGACAACTCAACAA ATATGATTTTCACAAAGTACGGCACGAAGAAGGCGCGCCGAGTATATATGGTGAAGGG GCTTGGGAGTTTCGTCATGACGACTTTCAGCTTCATCATAAGGACCTGCTCGACAATATTAAGCGAAAGGCTCCGTCCAAGCGCAATTTAGCTAACGAGAACACTGCTCCAGTTATTGAAAACCTAAAACAGCAGGTGGATTCTATATTAgactttcaaaaattacttGATAGAAATCTTTCGGGTCTTGCCACAAGTTACCAAACGATACTTCTTAAAATGTTTGAACTCAAGCGGGGGATTGAGTCTAGAGATTTGCTTATGAGTAGCATCATATCTTACCTCTGCGATTTAGAGGGATCTACTCAACGGCAAGCTAATCCCGGAGCCATGTTTGTTCCCTCTCATCCTCTCCAGGAGTTATTAAATGCATACCAAGCGTTAGCGAAGGGCCAAGTTGCAACTACTTCTCCACAACAGATACCAAATCAAATTCAACAGGCTTCCGCTGCTACTACCGCTTCTTCAAAGATGACTGTTGACACCAATCTTGGCACAGCACAACCTTCTTTGTATAATACTCCTTCATCTGATTATGAACTGGCAAATCAGGAAAAGCCGGCAGACTCCATGGCCTCTGCCGCCTCTCTAAATACCCCTTTATCATCTAATGACCATTCTTTGAATCCACACGCCCATGGCTCATATCCGATGTACGAAAAATTTCAACCGATTCAGCATCCAAATCCAGGAAGCTTTACCACCCATCTTGACTCCAATGCTTCCATGGCAAAGTCATTTTCTCAAATTTCAAACGATTCCCTTGCCAAAGCTAGTTCAGTAGCAACGTCCATGTCTCAAATGGGCGCTGCTGTTCCAACTACTGGCTTGTGGAAGCGGCAACCAAGGATTTTACTTGTCGAAGATGATGAACTTTCTCGTAGAATGactatcaaatttttaacttcaTTTGATTGCCAGGTCGATGTAGCTGTCGATGGAATTGGTGCCGTAAATAAAGCTAATGCTGGTGGATTCGATCTCATCTTAATGGACTTTATACTTCCTAATTTGGATGGACTGTCTGTAACCTGTTTAATTCGTCAATACGATCATAACACACCGATTTTGGCTATAACTTCAAATATATCGATGAATGATGCAGTTACCTACTTTAATCATGGTGTAACAGATCTATTAGTTAAGCCATTTACAAAGTTGACTCTActtcaacttttaaaaaagcaactttTGAATCTTTTACAAGCGGATAACTCAATTAATATGTCTGATGTTCCCTCCACGAAAGAAGCTAAAGACGATAAGGCTCCTGTGACATTTTACTTAGAGAATGATGCTCCTATGTATCCTCAACAGATGTTACAGGATCCCATTCAAGCAGACTTACAGCATCCACATTGA